A region of Mustela nigripes isolate SB6536 chromosome 18, MUSNIG.SB6536, whole genome shotgun sequence DNA encodes the following proteins:
- the LRP2BP gene encoding LRP2-binding protein isoform X2, translated as MKLTSEKLPKNPFYTSLSRYGAKNPKFFQWRKEKTDRYSHENLVDKALQLLKERIRRGDAMAYFLRGQLYFEEGWYEEALEQFEEIKEKDHQATYQLGVMYYDGLGTPTDAEKGVEYMKKIVDSPCPKARHLQFAAAYNLGRAYYEGKGIKQSDEEAERLWLFAADNGNPKASVKAQSILGLYYSTKEPKDLEKAFYWHSEACGNGNLESQGALGLMYFYGQGIRQDTEAALQCLREAAERGNVYAQGNLVEYYYKMKFFTKCVSFSKRIADYDEVHDIPMIAQVTDCLPEFIIRGMAMASFYHARCLQLGLGITKDEATAKHYYSKACRLNPALADELHCLLIRQRI; from the exons ATGAAGTTGACCAGTGAAAAGTTGCCCAAGAACCCTTTTTATACCTCTCTATCCCGGTATGGTGCTAAGAACCCAAAATTCTTCcaatggaggaaggaaaagactG ATCGTTACAGCCATGAGAATTTGGTGGATAAGGCATTGCAGCTCttgaaggaaagaataagaagagGGGATGCTATGGCATATTTTCTCCGAGGCCAACTATATTTTGAAGAG GGATGGTATGAAGAAGCATTAGAACAGTTCGAAGAAATCAAGGAGAAAGACCATCAAGCAACTTACCAGCTAGGAGTGATGTATTATGATGGGCTGGGGACACCTACAGATGCT gaaaaaggagtggaatatatgaagaaaattgtTGATTCTCCATGTCCCAAAGCAAGGCACTTACAGTTTGCAGCTGCCTACAACCTTGGAAGAGCTTATTATGAAGGGAAAGGCATCAAACAatcagatgaggaagctgaaag acTGTGGCTTTTTGCTGCAGACAATGGAAATCCTAAAGCTAGTGTGAAGGCTCAAAGTATCCTAGGATTGTATTATTCAACAAAAGAGCCTAAAGACTTAGAAAAG GCATTTTATTGGCACTCGGAAGCATGTGGCAATGGAAATCTGGAGTCCCAGGGTGCACTTggattaatgtatttttatggaCAAGGCATCCGCCAAGATACTGAAGCTGCCTTGCAGTGCTTAAGGGAAGCAGCAGAACGTGGAAATGTCTATGCTCAAGGGAATCTCGTGGAGTATTactacaaaatgaaattttttaccAAGTGTGTTTCATTTTCCAAAAG GATTGCTGACTATGATGAGGTTCACGACATACCCATGATAGCCCAGGTCACGGACTGTCTCCCAGAATTCATCATCAGAGGCATGGCCATGGCATCTTTCTACCATGCCCGATGCCTTCAGCTTGGCTTGGGTATCACAAAGGATGAAGCAACAGCTAAACACTACTATTCTAAA GCTTGTCGTCTCAATCCTGCATTGGCAGATGAACTTCACTGTTTACTTATTCGTCAAAGAATTTAG
- the LRP2BP gene encoding LRP2-binding protein isoform X1: protein MSSKKNTHCGNRMKLTSEKLPKNPFYTSLSRYGAKNPKFFQWRKEKTDRYSHENLVDKALQLLKERIRRGDAMAYFLRGQLYFEEGWYEEALEQFEEIKEKDHQATYQLGVMYYDGLGTPTDAEKGVEYMKKIVDSPCPKARHLQFAAAYNLGRAYYEGKGIKQSDEEAERLWLFAADNGNPKASVKAQSILGLYYSTKEPKDLEKAFYWHSEACGNGNLESQGALGLMYFYGQGIRQDTEAALQCLREAAERGNVYAQGNLVEYYYKMKFFTKCVSFSKRIADYDEVHDIPMIAQVTDCLPEFIIRGMAMASFYHARCLQLGLGITKDEATAKHYYSKACRLNPALADELHCLLIRQRI from the exons ATGAGTTCAAAGAAG AATACACATTGTGGAAACAGGATGAAGTTGACCAGTGAAAAGTTGCCCAAGAACCCTTTTTATACCTCTCTATCCCGGTATGGTGCTAAGAACCCAAAATTCTTCcaatggaggaaggaaaagactG ATCGTTACAGCCATGAGAATTTGGTGGATAAGGCATTGCAGCTCttgaaggaaagaataagaagagGGGATGCTATGGCATATTTTCTCCGAGGCCAACTATATTTTGAAGAG GGATGGTATGAAGAAGCATTAGAACAGTTCGAAGAAATCAAGGAGAAAGACCATCAAGCAACTTACCAGCTAGGAGTGATGTATTATGATGGGCTGGGGACACCTACAGATGCT gaaaaaggagtggaatatatgaagaaaattgtTGATTCTCCATGTCCCAAAGCAAGGCACTTACAGTTTGCAGCTGCCTACAACCTTGGAAGAGCTTATTATGAAGGGAAAGGCATCAAACAatcagatgaggaagctgaaag acTGTGGCTTTTTGCTGCAGACAATGGAAATCCTAAAGCTAGTGTGAAGGCTCAAAGTATCCTAGGATTGTATTATTCAACAAAAGAGCCTAAAGACTTAGAAAAG GCATTTTATTGGCACTCGGAAGCATGTGGCAATGGAAATCTGGAGTCCCAGGGTGCACTTggattaatgtatttttatggaCAAGGCATCCGCCAAGATACTGAAGCTGCCTTGCAGTGCTTAAGGGAAGCAGCAGAACGTGGAAATGTCTATGCTCAAGGGAATCTCGTGGAGTATTactacaaaatgaaattttttaccAAGTGTGTTTCATTTTCCAAAAG GATTGCTGACTATGATGAGGTTCACGACATACCCATGATAGCCCAGGTCACGGACTGTCTCCCAGAATTCATCATCAGAGGCATGGCCATGGCATCTTTCTACCATGCCCGATGCCTTCAGCTTGGCTTGGGTATCACAAAGGATGAAGCAACAGCTAAACACTACTATTCTAAA GCTTGTCGTCTCAATCCTGCATTGGCAGATGAACTTCACTGTTTACTTATTCGTCAAAGAATTTAG
- the LRP2BP gene encoding LRP2-binding protein isoform X3, which yields MSSKKGWYEEALEQFEEIKEKDHQATYQLGVMYYDGLGTPTDAEKGVEYMKKIVDSPCPKARHLQFAAAYNLGRAYYEGKGIKQSDEEAERLWLFAADNGNPKASVKAQSILGLYYSTKEPKDLEKAFYWHSEACGNGNLESQGALGLMYFYGQGIRQDTEAALQCLREAAERGNVYAQGNLVEYYYKMKFFTKCVSFSKRIADYDEVHDIPMIAQVTDCLPEFIIRGMAMASFYHARCLQLGLGITKDEATAKHYYSKACRLNPALADELHCLLIRQRI from the exons ATGAGTTCAAAGAAG GGATGGTATGAAGAAGCATTAGAACAGTTCGAAGAAATCAAGGAGAAAGACCATCAAGCAACTTACCAGCTAGGAGTGATGTATTATGATGGGCTGGGGACACCTACAGATGCT gaaaaaggagtggaatatatgaagaaaattgtTGATTCTCCATGTCCCAAAGCAAGGCACTTACAGTTTGCAGCTGCCTACAACCTTGGAAGAGCTTATTATGAAGGGAAAGGCATCAAACAatcagatgaggaagctgaaag acTGTGGCTTTTTGCTGCAGACAATGGAAATCCTAAAGCTAGTGTGAAGGCTCAAAGTATCCTAGGATTGTATTATTCAACAAAAGAGCCTAAAGACTTAGAAAAG GCATTTTATTGGCACTCGGAAGCATGTGGCAATGGAAATCTGGAGTCCCAGGGTGCACTTggattaatgtatttttatggaCAAGGCATCCGCCAAGATACTGAAGCTGCCTTGCAGTGCTTAAGGGAAGCAGCAGAACGTGGAAATGTCTATGCTCAAGGGAATCTCGTGGAGTATTactacaaaatgaaattttttaccAAGTGTGTTTCATTTTCCAAAAG GATTGCTGACTATGATGAGGTTCACGACATACCCATGATAGCCCAGGTCACGGACTGTCTCCCAGAATTCATCATCAGAGGCATGGCCATGGCATCTTTCTACCATGCCCGATGCCTTCAGCTTGGCTTGGGTATCACAAAGGATGAAGCAACAGCTAAACACTACTATTCTAAA GCTTGTCGTCTCAATCCTGCATTGGCAGATGAACTTCACTGTTTACTTATTCGTCAAAGAATTTAG